GTGACCATCATCACACTCATTGGCGCGTCTGCAATGGCCGGTGCCATCGGTGCAGGCGGTCTTGGCGATCTGGCTATCCGCTATGGATATCAGCGCTTTGAAACGCAGATCATGATTGCTGTGGTGATTATTCTGATCATCATGGTGTGCGGAATTCAGCTGATCGGCGATTATCTCGTCAATCGCCTCGACAAGCGCAACCTGCGTTCACGCAGCTAAACTACAGACTGAGGGTGTTTATCGCACCCTCCGTCTAAAACCTGCTTCCAGCGTATTGCCATCAGGGTCGAAGACGAGAGCCGCATAATAGCCCATCTCTTCCGGCCCCTGATAGGCCGGTGAGCCGCTCTCCCTGCCGCCACCCTGAACTGCTGCCCGGAAAAAAGCCTCCACATCTTCACGGCTGCTCGCATTGAACATCAGATGAAGATGGTTGCCCGGCTTGCCTTCAGCCACGCCTGCGTCCGCTTTCTGCCCTTTGTGTATCCATAGAAAGGGCACAGGTGCCCTCTCGCCGCCACTCACAAAGAAACCGCTATCCGAATGTGGAATAACAGCGAGCCCAAGTTTAGGCATGCAGCTTTCATAGAAAGAAAGGCTGCGGCGGAGGTCTTTGCTTTGAAAGCCGATGTGATCGAAGAGCGACATAGCAATGATTATATGTCGGCTTTTAATAAAGAAAAGCGGCGCCCCCTATTTTGGAGAGCGCCGCTGTAATTATTCTCGTAAAAGATGGATTAGTGTCTGTGGGGCGTTTTCGAATTTGACGTTTGAAACAGCATTAATGTCAGCCGGGATTCAAACGTCAAATCCAATCCACTAGCCGCGTGTGCGTGCCAGTCCGGCCTTGGCAGGCTGATAGTTTGCATCAAGCTGAATAGCGCGCGAATAAGAATTCGCAGCCTTGGCCTTGTCGCCGCGCTGTTCATAGACCAGCGCCTGATTGGACCAGCTTTCAGCAACATTGCCATCAAGGGTGATCGCCGTGTTGAAATCGTCAAATGCGTTGTCGTAATCGCCCAGCGCCACATAAGAAATGCCGCGACCATTATAAGGTTCAGGCGCTGTTGAATTAAGCGAAATCGCTTTCGAGAAATCCTCAATTGCCTGCTTGTGCTGGCCCTTGGCCTGATAGATCAGACCACGGTTGTGGTAAGCGCGGCCATCGGTCGTCTGCAACGAGATTGCCTGGTTAAAATCGCTAAGCGCCTGATCGAGACGTCCAGCCAGACGATAGACATTACCACGTCCGACATAAGCTGCATCATATTGCGGGTTGATCTGGATCGCGCGGCTGTAATCCTGTGCTGCCTTGCCGCTGTCGCCCATATAACGATAAATCAGCGCGCGGTTTGCATAGGCCTGATAGAAATTCGGGTTGAGCGCAATTGCCTGATCGAAATCACGCAGCGCTTCCTTATAACGGCGGGCCTTGCCATAAGCCGATCCGCGCACGTTGTAAGCTTCGGGATCGCGCGGGTTGCTCTGAATAACGCTGGTGAGCGAGCTGATGTTTTCGCTCGAACCCTGTGCACGATCAACCGTGCTCAATGCGCTATGTGTGCTAGAGCTTTGGCAACCAGCAACCGCAAGAGCCAGAACTGCCGTGACCGCCAATAGGCTGTTTCGTGCAAAATGAGAGCCTGTTGATTTTCCGGCCTTCTCAACAAAGTTCCCGGACGAATGCATCACCTTAAAGCGTGTTGGCAACGACAGCGTTCCTTTCTGCTTGATCGGAGCGAGGGACCTGAAACCCTGAACTTCCGTCAACTTTGTCCCCGGCTGATACAACAGCCACAATACTATATTTGTCTCTATAGCACAGCAAAAGGCCGCAGGAAAAACTGCGCCTTGAAATGCACCCGAAAAACGAAACCGGCTTTCGGATAAGATAGGCGTAAACTCAACTCTTGGAAGCCCGGATCTGATACTATCGGATCTTTGCTCCAGATGGATCAACGCCACAATAAAGGTCAGTATATGGCGGTCCGCTGACACTTCAAATCGGCATGTCTTATCTCGTGAAGCGAACGAGATCATGCTCTGACCTTCAGACATGCAAAAACCGGCGCGAGCCATAAGCTGCACCGGTAAGCAAAAGGCGCCACAAAGGCGGCGCCAATCTCAGGTCACTTAGCGAGCTGCGGTACGACCGCCGCCGATAAGACCTTCACGCTGTGCGCGCTTACGAGCCAGCTTGCGAGCGCGACGAACGGCTTCTGCCTTTTCGCGGGCGCGCTTTTCAGATGGCTTTTCATAATGGCCACGCATCTTCATTTCGCGGAAGATACCTTCGCGCTGCATCTTTTTCTTCAGAGCGCGGAGAGCCTGATCAACATTGTTATCGCGGACGAGTACCTGCACGTGTAATCCCGTATCGGTTAGAATTTCGGTTGAGCCTGAGGCTTTAAGGGCGTCTCTTAACGATGTTCAGTCGACAGAGTCAACTGTCTAAACGCCGAAAGGCTCCCAAGCTTCGCAACATAAACGCTGCAAATTGGGGCTGGCATTACCAGATGGCCCGGCTTTTGTCCACCTCAAGATAAGACTTTGCCCAGCCCTGGGTACAAATAATGGCTTCACGTCGAATTATAATGACCAAATCAGCCTTTATAGGCTAGAGAGCACGCGCTTTTCGCACAATTCAGCCTCATTGCTCCGTCATGAGCTACAGGCTGGTGAAATGTACCGCCCATCCCCATTCATTGATTCCTTCTGTCGAGATTTATGTCTTTCCACAAACGACTCGTTATTCAATTCACAGGCTATGAAGGCCTGCACCCGAAAGCCGTCCGCGTGCGTCATGCGCAAGCGTTGAAGGACTTCGACCGTTTGTGGCACGCAAAGACCAAATTACCTCCGATGAAAGACGAGTCGGATGACTGCGGCAGCCTGACAGCGACGACCAATGGCAATGGCTGGCAGACGGAAACCGAATTCTGTCAGTTTGGCACCGCAGACATCTTTGACGACTACGCAGCCCGCTCTACACCCATGCGTATGCTGACGGGCTTCCGCGCCTTCATGAACATTTTCTTCACAGGCACCCTGCTCCGCTATCTGCTGACCAGCTGGCGCTTCGTGATGTTCTTCATGTGGCCGTTTCTGCTATCCATCGTCATTATCGCAATCGCGGCCCTGATCGCTTCTGCGCCAATGCTTGCTGGTTTCCCATCCTGGAACCTTGTCTGGTCCCTGCCGCTTGCCGCAGTTATCGCGACATTGCTCGTGCGCTGGCCGGGCGACCGATTCTTCATGTCCTATCTGCTCGATGACTGGTCGGCTGCCTATGATCGTATCTATAGCCGCAACGACAAGCTCAAAGCACGTCGTCGCGCCTTTGCGGAAGCACTCAAAAAGAAGATTGAGGAAAGCAACGCCGACGAAGTGATTATCGTCGCCCATAGCCTTGGAACGGTTCCAGCCGTGGAAGCGCTGGCAGATGTTCAGCATGAGCGCCCCGACCTGCTCACAAAGCAACCTGTGTCTATGCTGGCCATTGGCTCGTGCCTTCTGATGATCGCTCTTCACCCAAAGGCACGCGACTTGCTTGAAGACGTGGGCGTGGTGATGAATGAAAGCCCTGTGCTCTGGTCGGAGTTTCAGGTTCTTACCGACATCATCCACTTCTACGGCTCAGATCCGGCGAAGGCGCTGAAGATAAAGGCCGAGAACCCGCCGCTCATCCATCGTATCCGCTTCAAGAACGTACACAGTGAAAACCGCTATAAGCGTTCAAAGGGCAATTTCTTCCTGATGCACCTGCTTTATATGCGCGGTGCCGAGAAGAAGAACTTTTACGACTTTGGCATGTTTCTGCATGGCCCGTTCTTCTTCCGTGAGCTAATGACAACCCACAAAGACAAAGCCGCCCCACTTGATGAAGAGGGACGGCTTCAAAACTCTTAAAGATCGGCACTTACGCCTCTGGTGGCTCCACCACGGCGATGGTAAGCCATGTCGCCGTGAGCGCTGGCTTGATGGTGTTCTCAACTTCCAGCGTCACTTCGTAATGATTGACCACCCGGCCCGATGGGCGAATATCGGCATCGGCAAGCTTGAAACGGGCGCGCACGCGTGCGCCTGTCTTGACCGGTGACATGAAGCGCACTTTATCGAAGCCGTAATTAATGCCCATGGTGGCACCCTGCAGCATCGGCAGCGCTTCAAAAGCCAGTGTTGAAAGCAGCGATAAAGTCAGAAACCCATGCGCAATCGTGCCGCCAAATGGCGTTTCCTTGGCTGCGCGCTCCGGATCAACATGGATGAACTGATGATCATCCGTTGCATCGGCAAACTGATTGATCATTTCCTGCGTGACTTCACGCCACTCGGAACATCCGATTTCCGTGCCGATCGCCTCGCGCAACTGGTCGAGCGTAATTGCGTCCTTCATTCCCTCAAACTTTCTGCTGAACTGATAACGCCTTCTTTAACCTATAAAAAAGGCCCGGCAAATCATAACCTCACGCGGCAACCAGTATTTCACGGGCGATATCATCCCAATGGCCGAAAACGTGGCTCGCACCCTTGGAAGACAAGCGTTCTGCATGACCTTCATAGGTATGACCACCACCCGTATAGCCAAAGGCCGTCATACCGGCTGCAATCGCGCCTTCAACGCCAAACGGCGAATCTTCGATCACCACGCAGCATGCCGGATCAACGCCCATTTTGTCGGCTGCAAAAAGGAAAAGATCAGGTGCGGGCTTGCCGCGCTTGACCATGCTCGATGAATAGACCGCATCACCGAAGTAATGGTTGATACCCGTCTTCTCCAAGCTAAATGCAATGCGCTCCGGCTGCGAGGAGGATGCAACGCAACGCTTGTGCGGCAGGATTTTCAGAAAATCGGCAATGCCGACTGCTGGCTGCAAATGTTCGGCAAACAGAACCTTCGTTTCAGGCCAGAACTGGCTCAAAGCTTCTTCTGGGAGACGATGGCCCGTCAGTCCGGCAATCATTTCAAGAATATCTGCCTGCTTCATGCCGATGCCTTTTGCAACCGTACCCTCCGGCAGCATCATGCCGTGATTGGCATAAACCTGCTCAAACGCGCGGCAGGAAAGCGGCTCGCTATCGACGAGAACACCGTCGCAATCGAAGATAACGAGGTCGAAGGGGGATGCGTTGCTCATAAAGGCTCCGATGGAATGCATATGGGGAATGCGTATTTTGTCGCGCCGATTTGAGATGCGCGCTTTTCACTGTTGATATAGAGACTGTTCGTCCATTGCGCATCTATAACAATATAAGCGTGACAAAATTATCGCGAAATAGATGGTTAGAGCATAAGTCCTGTCGGCGTGAAACGAGGATCGATAAGATTATGCTTCAAATAAAAACGGTTAGAGCGCCAATCTGGTTTTTTCAGATCGAAACGCACTAAGTAATTTGCGGAGACTCTCATGACGACGAATGTGGCACTGGTTGGGCTGGCGCGAGACTTGCAATTGCGCGCTGAAACCGGAAAACCAATCCGCATCGGTCTTATCGGTGCTGGTGAAATGGGCACGGATATTGTCACACAAGTCGCCCGTATGCCCGGCATTGAAGTGGGCGCCCTTTCTGCCCGCCGTCTGCCGAACACCTTCAAGGCTGTCCGCACTGCCTATGGCGACGATGACAATGCACGCGAAGCCAACAGCGAAAGCGCTATGACCAGTGCCATCGAAAGTGGAAAGATCGCAGTCACCGGCGATAATGATCTGATCCTCTCCAATCCGCTGATCGATGTCATCATCGATGCAACCGGCATTCCGGAAGTCGGCGCTGAAACCGGCATCAAGGCCATCGAGCATGGCAAGCATCTTGTAATGATGAATGTCGAAGCCGATGTCACCATCGGGCCTTACCTCAAGGCACAGGCCGACAAGCAGGGCGTCATTTATTCGCTGGGCGCAGGTGACGAGCCTTCCTCCTGCATGGAGTTGATCGAGTTCGTTTCAGCCCTTGGCTATGAAGTGGTCTCTGCTGGCAAGGGCAAGAACAACCCGCTCAATTTTGATGCCATCCCTGACGACTATCAGGAAGAAGCCGACCGCCGAAACATGAATGTCCGCCTGCTGGTCGAATTCATTGATGGCTCAAAAACCATGGTCGAGATGGCAGCCATTGCCAATGCAACTGGCCTTGTTCCTGATATTGCCGGGATGCATGGCCCCCGCGCCAGCATCGACCAGTTGAGCCAAACCCTTATCCCACAGGCGGATGGCGGCGTTCTCAGCAAAAGCGGCGTCGTTGATTATTCCATCGGCAAAGGCGTTTCGCCGGGCGTGTTCGTTGTGGCCAAGATGGACCACCCTCGCCTTAATGAGCGCCTTGAAGATCTGAAGATCGGCAAAGGCCCTTATTTCACCTTCCACCGCCCATACCACCTCACATCGCTGGAAGTGCCGCTGACAGTCGCGCGTGCCGTTCTGTATGGCAAATCCGATATGGTGCCGCTGCCAAAGCCGGTGGCGGAAGTCTGCGCGGTCGCAAAGAAAGACTTGCAGCCGGGTGATCATCTCGATGCCATCGGTCAATATTGCTATCGTTCATGGATCATGACGACACCGGAAGCACGCAGTGCCAAGGCCATTCCTTGCGGCTTGCTACAAAACGGCACCGTCACTGCACCAATCAAAAAGGGTGAACTCATCACCTATGCCAATGCAGCACCACAGCCCGGCTCCAAGATTGCCGAGCTGCGTGCATTGCAGGACAAGATGATCTACGGCTGATCTAACTTATTCGATTATAATAAAAGGGCGGCTCGAAGCCGCCCTTTTTGTTTCTTGCCAGAACACCCCGGCCTTATGAGATTCGGGGAAATGGCGTGCCGAAAATGGTGGGGTTCGAGCACCGGAGCGGAGTGTACTTAAAGTACATGAGCACCGGAAGCGCAGAACCACGCCATTTGCAGGCCGCCAGAACCCGAATATCGAAGGCCTAGTGATCCAAAGCCTTAACGATGCTTTCAACCATCTTCTTCGCGTCGGCAAAGAGCATCATGGTGTTGTCGCGGAAGAACAGCTCGTTTTCAACGCCAGCATAGCCTGAGCCCATGCCGCGCTTGATGAAGAGCACTGTACCGGCCTTGTCGACATCGAGGATCGGCATACCGAAAATCGGCGATTGCGGGTCGGTCTTCGCTGCCGGATTGGTCACGTCATTCGCGCCAATCACGAAGGCAACATCAGCCGTCGCAAATTCCGAATTGATGTCTTCAAGTTCAAACACTTCATCATAAGGCACGTTGGCTTCGGCCAGCAGCACGTTCATATGGCCAGGCATACGACCGGCAACAGGGTGGATTGCGTATTTCACTTCCACGCCTTCGGCTTTCAGCTTATCAGCCATTTCACGCAGCGCATGCTGTGCCTGTGCCACTGCCATACCGTAACCCGGCACGATGATGACCTTGGATGCGTTCTTCATGATGAAGGCTGCATCGTCAGCCGAACCCTGCTTGACCGGACGCTGTTCCACTTCGCCGCTGCCCGCAGCTGCCACGTCACCGCCGAAGCCACCAAGAATAACCGAAATGAACGAGCGGTTCATGCCTTTACACATGATGTAGGACAGGATCGCACCGGATGAACCGACCAGCGCACCGGTAATAATCAGCGCCAGATTGCCAAGCGTGAAACCAATGCCTGCCGCAGCCCAGCCCGAATAGGAGTTGAGCATGGAAACGACAACCGGCATATCTGCGCCACCAATCGGGATGATGATCAGCACACCGAATACCAGTGCCAGAATGACGATCAGCCAGAACACGAAATGGCTTTCGGTGTTGGTCAGAACGGCAATCAGAATCACGATTGCAGCAGCCAGCGCCGCATTGATGACATGACGCCCCGGCAGCATGATCGGCTTGCCCGACATGCGGCCATCAAGCTTCAGGAACGCAATGATCGAACCGGTGAAGGTGATTGCACCAATCGCAACACCCAGCGACATTTCGATCAGCGCCTGACCGTGGATCTGACCCACTTCGCCAATGCCGAAGGAATGCGGTGAGTAAAGGGCTGCGGCAGCAACGAGAACGGCTGCAAGACCAATCAGCGAGTGGAAGGCTGCCACGAGCTGCGGCATGGCCGTCATCGCAATTCGGCGTGCAATCACTGCACCAATACCGCCACCAATGGCGATACCGAGGATAATCAGCACCAGACCGCCAAAGCTTGGACGTGCCAGCAACAGCGTGGTGACGATGGAAATACCCATACCGATCATTCCATAGGTATTACCCTGACGGCTGGTGGTTGGGTGCGAAAGGCCGCGCAGTGCCAGAATGAACAGGACACCGGAGACCAGATAAAGGAAGGCTGCGAGATTAACGCTCATGATGGCTCAGCCCTCACTTTTCTTTTTTCTTGTACATGGCAAGCATACGCTGGGTAACCAGAAAGCCGCCAAAGATGTTTACGCTTGCAAGGATGAGCGCGATGAAGCCGAAGCCGGTTGCCCAGCCCGAAAGCGAAAGACCGACGGCAAGAAGTGCGCCGACCACGATCACCGATGAAATAGCGTTGGTAACAGCCATAAGCGGCGTATGCAGTGCAGGCGTCACCTGCCAGACGACGTAATAACCGACGAAAATCGACAGAACGAAAATCGCAAGGCGGAAGACAAACGGATCAACCACGCCACCGGATGCGGCATGGGCGGCGGCAGCTGCTGCATCACCTAAACCGCCTGCATTTTCCGCTGCCTGCCTGACGGCATCTGCCGCCTGATTGAGGCTCTCAAGAGCTTTTTCAAGTGCTGTATCGGACATTATGCCTCTCCTCCATCAGCGGAAGTTTTTGCAGCTTTTGCCGGTGCTTTTCGGGTTGTCTTGGCTACAGGCTTTGCCGTGGCAGACGCCGCTTCCTTTGCAGCCTCTGCCTTAACAGCAGGCGCTTTTGCCTTCGGTGCGGCTTTAGGTTTAGCGACCTTCTCAGCCACAACGGCTGGCGCTGCTTCGACTTCTGCTTCGGCCTTGGCAAACGCCGGATGCACGACTTTGCCCTCGTGGGTCAGAAGTGTTGCCTTTACCAGC
The Ochrobactrum sp. BTU1 DNA segment above includes these coding regions:
- a CDS encoding NAD(P)(+) transhydrogenase (Re/Si-specific) subunit beta, whose translation is MSVNLAAFLYLVSGVLFILALRGLSHPTTSRQGNTYGMIGMGISIVTTLLLARPSFGGLVLIILGIAIGGGIGAVIARRIAMTAMPQLVAAFHSLIGLAAVLVAAAALYSPHSFGIGEVGQIHGQALIEMSLGVAIGAITFTGSIIAFLKLDGRMSGKPIMLPGRHVINAALAAAIVILIAVLTNTESHFVFWLIVILALVFGVLIIIPIGGADMPVVVSMLNSYSGWAAAGIGFTLGNLALIITGALVGSSGAILSYIMCKGMNRSFISVILGGFGGDVAAAGSGEVEQRPVKQGSADDAAFIMKNASKVIIVPGYGMAVAQAQHALREMADKLKAEGVEVKYAIHPVAGRMPGHMNVLLAEANVPYDEVFELEDINSEFATADVAFVIGANDVTNPAAKTDPQSPIFGMPILDVDKAGTVLFIKRGMGSGYAGVENELFFRDNTMMLFADAKKMVESIVKALDH
- a CDS encoding 1-deoxy-D-ribulose 5-phosphate reductoisomerase: MTTNVALVGLARDLQLRAETGKPIRIGLIGAGEMGTDIVTQVARMPGIEVGALSARRLPNTFKAVRTAYGDDDNAREANSESAMTSAIESGKIAVTGDNDLILSNPLIDVIIDATGIPEVGAETGIKAIEHGKHLVMMNVEADVTIGPYLKAQADKQGVIYSLGAGDEPSSCMELIEFVSALGYEVVSAGKGKNNPLNFDAIPDDYQEEADRRNMNVRLLVEFIDGSKTMVEMAAIANATGLVPDIAGMHGPRASIDQLSQTLIPQADGGVLSKSGVVDYSIGKGVSPGVFVVAKMDHPRLNERLEDLKIGKGPYFTFHRPYHLTSLEVPLTVARAVLYGKSDMVPLPKPVAEVCAVAKKDLQPGDHLDAIGQYCYRSWIMTTPEARSAKAIPCGLLQNGTVTAPIKKGELITYANAAPQPGSKIAELRALQDKMIYG
- a CDS encoding tetratricopeptide repeat protein, with product MTEVQGFRSLAPIKQKGTLSLPTRFKVMHSSGNFVEKAGKSTGSHFARNSLLAVTAVLALAVAGCQSSSTHSALSTVDRAQGSSENISSLTSVIQSNPRDPEAYNVRGSAYGKARRYKEALRDFDQAIALNPNFYQAYANRALIYRYMGDSGKAAQDYSRAIQINPQYDAAYVGRGNVYRLAGRLDQALSDFNQAISLQTTDGRAYHNRGLIYQAKGQHKQAIEDFSKAISLNSTAPEPYNGRGISYVALGDYDNAFDDFNTAITLDGNVAESWSNQALVYEQRGDKAKAANSYSRAIQLDANYQPAKAGLARTRG
- the rpsU gene encoding 30S ribosomal protein S21 codes for the protein MQVLVRDNNVDQALRALKKKMQREGIFREMKMRGHYEKPSEKRAREKAEAVRRARKLARKRAQREGLIGGGRTAAR
- a CDS encoding alpha/beta hydrolase, whose protein sequence is MSFHKRLVIQFTGYEGLHPKAVRVRHAQALKDFDRLWHAKTKLPPMKDESDDCGSLTATTNGNGWQTETEFCQFGTADIFDDYAARSTPMRMLTGFRAFMNIFFTGTLLRYLLTSWRFVMFFMWPFLLSIVIIAIAALIASAPMLAGFPSWNLVWSLPLAAVIATLLVRWPGDRFFMSYLLDDWSAAYDRIYSRNDKLKARRRAFAEALKKKIEESNADEVIIVAHSLGTVPAVEALADVQHERPDLLTKQPVSMLAIGSCLLMIALHPKARDLLEDVGVVMNESPVLWSEFQVLTDIIHFYGSDPAKALKIKAENPPLIHRIRFKNVHSENRYKRSKGNFFLMHLLYMRGAEKKNFYDFGMFLHGPFFFRELMTTHKDKAAPLDEEGRLQNS
- a CDS encoding HAD family phosphatase, encoding MSNASPFDLVIFDCDGVLVDSEPLSCRAFEQVYANHGMMLPEGTVAKGIGMKQADILEMIAGLTGHRLPEEALSQFWPETKVLFAEHLQPAVGIADFLKILPHKRCVASSSQPERIAFSLEKTGINHYFGDAVYSSSMVKRGKPAPDLFLFAADKMGVDPACCVVIEDSPFGVEGAIAAGMTAFGYTGGGHTYEGHAERLSSKGASHVFGHWDDIAREILVAA
- a CDS encoding MaoC family dehydratase → MKDAITLDQLREAIGTEIGCSEWREVTQEMINQFADATDDHQFIHVDPERAAKETPFGGTIAHGFLTLSLLSTLAFEALPMLQGATMGINYGFDKVRFMSPVKTGARVRARFKLADADIRPSGRVVNHYEVTLEVENTIKPALTATWLTIAVVEPPEA
- a CDS encoding NAD(P) transhydrogenase subunit alpha, coding for MSDTALEKALESLNQAADAVRQAAENAGGLGDAAAAAAHAASGGVVDPFVFRLAIFVLSIFVGYYVVWQVTPALHTPLMAVTNAISSVIVVGALLAVGLSLSGWATGFGFIALILASVNIFGGFLVTQRMLAMYKKKEK
- a CDS encoding VOC family protein, whose protein sequence is MSLFDHIGFQSKDLRRSLSFYESCMPKLGLAVIPHSDSGFFVSGGERAPVPFLWIHKGQKADAGVAEGKPGNHLHLMFNASSREDVEAFFRAAVQGGGRESGSPAYQGPEEMGYYAALVFDPDGNTLEAGFRRRVR